One region of Metallosphaera sedula DSM 5348 genomic DNA includes:
- a CDS encoding ABC transporter ATP-binding protein, translating to METLRAENVAKRYGNKQALDGVTISAESGLITAILGPNGAGKTTLIRITMTLIHPDRGKISILGKDPFMEKDVFKRVGYVQELPNLPPFLSGRELLELSARLKGVERGDVKRVLELVGMTENADRKIAKYSKGMVQRIALAEALLGNPELLVMDEPNVGTDPILNLKMRDVLNELIKSGTTVVMTSHELEEVRKLAHRVIFIYRGKVFFSGTTEELVLRFLGVRVILETQDREQFMSLVKGLDYVKSVEERRDKYVVELTRDAREELLRELVLGGVRVKSFYLDQDLEQAYERAIKEAEAR from the coding sequence ATGGAGACCTTAAGGGCAGAGAACGTAGCCAAGCGTTACGGGAACAAACAGGCCTTGGATGGGGTCACAATCTCAGCTGAGAGCGGACTCATAACAGCCATCCTGGGCCCTAATGGTGCAGGAAAGACTACCCTCATAAGGATTACTATGACCCTAATCCATCCTGACAGGGGAAAGATCTCCATACTCGGAAAGGACCCCTTTATGGAGAAGGATGTATTTAAGAGGGTAGGATATGTGCAGGAATTGCCGAATTTACCGCCTTTCCTGTCAGGAAGGGAGCTCCTGGAACTCTCAGCTAGACTAAAGGGAGTGGAAAGAGGGGACGTCAAGAGAGTTCTAGAACTGGTAGGTATGACAGAGAACGCCGACAGGAAGATAGCCAAGTACAGCAAGGGCATGGTTCAAAGGATTGCCTTAGCTGAAGCCCTCCTGGGCAATCCGGAGTTGCTCGTAATGGACGAACCCAATGTCGGGACAGATCCCATCCTTAATCTCAAGATGAGGGATGTTCTCAACGAGCTTATCAAATCTGGTACCACTGTTGTGATGACTTCCCATGAACTCGAGGAGGTAAGGAAGCTGGCCCACAGGGTTATTTTCATTTACCGCGGGAAGGTGTTTTTCTCTGGGACCACGGAGGAGTTGGTTCTACGCTTCCTAGGAGTTAGGGTAATACTTGAGACCCAGGATAGGGAACAGTTCATGTCACTGGTGAAAGGATTGGACTACGTAAAGTCCGTGGAGGAGAGAAGGGATAAGTACGTGGTGGAACTCACGAGGGACGCAAGGGAGGAGCTACTGAGGGAGTTAGTGCTTGGCGGAGTCAGGGTGAAATCATTTTACCTGGATCAGGACTTGGAACAAGCTTATGAGAGGGCAATTAAGGAGGCTGAGGCAAGGTGA
- a CDS encoding 2-oxoacid:ferredoxin oxidoreductase subunit beta has product MAVPKVWTPEWNDWCPGCGNFGIINAEQQALSELGLTPEDVVVVSGIGCSGKTPHFFRLPISGVHTLHGRALTFAIGIKLSNPELTVIVNGGDGDQLGIGAGHFVNAGRRNVDMLVILHDNGVYGLTKGQAAPTLRRGEKTKSLPRPNINDNVNPIALAISSGYTFVARSYAYDVKHLKEMIKAGIKHKGLALIDVLQPCPTYNDIHTKEYYDKRVYKLDTEPGWDPIVRKPEEEGEKMAKAMLKSLEWGERIPIGLFYQNELVPSYEERIAGNAPSYKDRNPSKIRIEDGGKYTTIIDDILKEKEI; this is encoded by the coding sequence ATGGCGGTGCCTAAGGTCTGGACTCCTGAGTGGAACGATTGGTGCCCCGGATGTGGGAACTTCGGCATCATAAACGCTGAGCAACAAGCGCTGTCAGAACTAGGCCTGACACCTGAGGATGTTGTGGTCGTCTCTGGGATAGGATGCTCGGGAAAGACTCCCCACTTCTTCAGGCTACCGATCTCGGGCGTTCACACACTCCACGGTAGAGCCTTAACCTTCGCCATCGGAATAAAGCTCTCTAATCCTGAGCTCACCGTGATTGTGAATGGTGGTGACGGTGATCAGTTAGGTATCGGGGCAGGTCATTTCGTAAATGCTGGAAGAAGAAATGTGGACATGTTAGTAATACTTCACGATAATGGAGTCTATGGATTAACTAAGGGGCAGGCCGCGCCTACTCTTAGAAGGGGAGAAAAGACTAAATCACTTCCAAGACCCAACATCAACGATAACGTCAATCCCATAGCTCTTGCCATATCCTCAGGCTACACCTTCGTGGCCAGATCTTATGCCTACGACGTCAAGCACCTAAAGGAAATGATCAAGGCCGGCATTAAACATAAGGGACTTGCTCTGATTGACGTCCTTCAACCTTGCCCAACCTATAACGATATCCATACTAAGGAGTATTACGACAAGAGGGTGTACAAGCTGGATACTGAACCTGGATGGGATCCCATCGTTAGGAAACCTGAGGAGGAGGGCGAGAAGATGGCTAAGGCCATGCTCAAGTCCCTCGAGTGGGGAGAAAGAATACCCATCGGTCTGTTCTACCAGAACGAGTTAGTGCCATCATACGAGGAGAGAATAGCTGGTAATGCTCCATCTTACAAGGACAGGAACCCTTCTAAGATCAGGATAGAGGATGGGGGGAAGTACACCACAATCATAGATGACATCCTGAAGGAGAAGGAAATCTAG
- a CDS encoding VIT1/CCC1 transporter family protein, translated as MEELVNRNYRAELFGEELYSALARDEKSEKVREVLQELSEGEGRHAKFWESIARSRGIKLRGLGFLDKLKLWILRRLRKVLGLALVLKMVEAGEENDAEKYYRFSTSQEFTDTERQGFRDIMMQEMVHEDMLIQTQVNVDTVRDTIYAISDGLIEVLASVSGLAGIFSVPLYVALGGLIVGVSGMISMSIGAYLSAKSEEDIRNNALRKARLRSLLEGEKHEEDQEVSRTGESVRTTAISYIMGAIIPILPFLLGLGGLVGLVTSYAVTGVATFIVGALIGVLSDVSPWRKGAVMTGLALGAALVTHVLGLLAHLAGFS; from the coding sequence ATGGAAGAGTTAGTTAACAGGAATTATAGGGCAGAGCTGTTCGGTGAGGAACTTTACTCTGCTCTTGCCAGGGACGAAAAGTCCGAGAAGGTCAGGGAGGTACTACAGGAACTCTCTGAGGGAGAGGGAAGACATGCTAAGTTCTGGGAGAGTATAGCCAGAAGCAGAGGGATTAAGCTGAGGGGATTGGGATTTCTGGACAAATTGAAGCTCTGGATCTTGCGAAGACTCAGGAAAGTTCTGGGTCTAGCCCTAGTCCTAAAGATGGTTGAGGCGGGCGAGGAGAACGATGCTGAGAAATATTACCGCTTCTCCACCTCGCAAGAGTTTACGGACACGGAGAGACAGGGCTTCAGGGACATTATGATGCAGGAAATGGTCCACGAAGATATGCTCATACAGACGCAGGTGAACGTGGATACTGTTAGGGATACCATCTACGCTATTAGCGATGGCCTAATCGAGGTACTAGCTTCGGTGTCAGGACTTGCAGGTATATTCTCGGTTCCCCTTTATGTAGCACTGGGAGGACTCATCGTAGGAGTATCGGGAATGATATCCATGAGCATTGGGGCTTATCTTTCGGCGAAATCTGAGGAGGACATAAGGAACAATGCCCTCAGGAAGGCTAGGCTGAGGAGTCTTCTAGAAGGGGAGAAACATGAGGAGGACCAGGAGGTGTCCAGAACAGGGGAGAGTGTGAGAACCACTGCGATCTCCTATATCATGGGAGCGATAATTCCAATCCTACCCTTTCTCCTGGGTTTAGGCGGTCTAGTTGGCTTGGTTACCTCATATGCCGTGACTGGTGTCGCCACTTTCATAGTGGGTGCGCTCATAGGTGTACTCAGCGATGTGAGCCCCTGGAGAAAGGGGGCGGTAATGACTGGGTTGGCGCTGGGAGCAGCACTAGTGACTCACGTTCTGGGACTATTGGCACATCTAGCGGGTTTTTCCTAA